In one Thermaerobacter sp. PB12/4term genomic region, the following are encoded:
- the dut gene encoding dUTP diphosphatase yields MTGGGHHPAGAAGGVPVAVRRVHPRAQLPRYATELAAGCDLVAALDEPVRIPPGGTCRVPTGLAIALPPGYEAQVRPRSGWAARHGITVLNAPGTIDADYRGEIQVLLVNLGREPVTIAPGDRIAQLVVAPVVRAYFVEVESLPPTPRGEGGFGSTGR; encoded by the coding sequence ATGACGGGCGGCGGCCACCACCCGGCCGGCGCCGCGGGGGGAGTGCCCGTGGCGGTGCGCCGCGTCCATCCCCGGGCGCAGTTGCCCCGCTACGCCACCGAGCTGGCCGCCGGCTGCGACCTGGTGGCGGCGCTGGATGAACCGGTCCGCATCCCGCCCGGGGGCACCTGCCGGGTGCCCACGGGCCTGGCCATCGCCCTCCCGCCCGGCTACGAGGCCCAGGTCCGGCCGCGCAGCGGATGGGCCGCGCGCCATGGCATCACCGTGCTCAACGCCCCCGGTACCATCGACGCCGACTACCGGGGCGAGATCCAGGTGCTGCTGGTCAACCTGGGCAGGGAGCCCGTGACCATCGCGCCGGGCGACCGCATCGCCCAGCTGGTGGTGGCGCCGGTGGTGCGCGCGTATTTTGTCGAGGTGGAGAGCCTTCCCCCGACCCCCCGCGGGGAGGGGGGCTTCGGCAGTACGGGACGGTGA
- the truB gene encoding tRNA pseudouridine(55) synthase TruB — translation MTGAGRSRRAAGSPGGVVPVLKPPGMTSHDVVDWCRRLFGLRRVGHAGTLDPAAAGVLVICLGPATRLAEYLSEAPKAYRAEIWLGVTTDSLDSEGQRVEPPGPPPSRPAAELDEGMVRRALAALSGPQLQVPPAVSAVRQDGRRAYHRHREGEAVELEARPVTVYRFELLAWWPGPVPRLLADVVCSKGTYVRALARDLGRALGVPALLGALVRTAQGAFRLEQAVTLEALAAAAGEGRDQAAGAIPGEGERPAGAGAHGPIVPPAQALAFLPAWVLDPAEARRVVQGGRPRARSRPWDRPPEAGMAMAGDAGTGGGAATGAPAGTPVPRPEGGRAEAAPPVTPLPQGTATPPVPRVPPVPAGAGTRRAPGAGGGAAAGRVRLLDEDGRLLAVARLQRAGPGWAAVPEKVFPPELR, via the coding sequence GTGACCGGCGCCGGCCGCAGCCGCCGCGCCGCCGGTTCGCCCGGTGGGGTCGTGCCGGTGCTCAAGCCGCCGGGCATGACCTCCCACGACGTGGTGGACTGGTGCCGCCGCCTCTTCGGCCTCCGCCGGGTGGGCCACGCCGGCACCCTGGACCCGGCCGCCGCGGGCGTGCTGGTGATCTGCCTCGGGCCGGCCACCCGGCTGGCGGAGTATTTGAGCGAGGCTCCCAAGGCGTACCGGGCGGAGATCTGGCTGGGGGTCACCACGGACAGCCTGGACAGCGAGGGGCAGCGGGTGGAACCGCCCGGGCCGCCGCCATCCCGGCCGGCCGCTGAGCTCGACGAAGGCATGGTGCGGCGAGCGCTGGCCGCGCTCAGCGGGCCCCAGCTGCAGGTGCCGCCGGCGGTGAGCGCCGTCCGCCAGGACGGCCGGCGAGCCTACCACCGCCACCGGGAGGGCGAGGCGGTCGAACTGGAGGCGCGGCCGGTGACCGTCTACCGGTTCGAGCTGCTGGCGTGGTGGCCCGGTCCGGTGCCCCGCCTGCTGGCCGATGTGGTGTGCAGCAAGGGCACCTATGTGCGTGCCCTGGCTAGGGATCTGGGCCGGGCCTTGGGCGTGCCCGCCCTCCTGGGGGCGCTGGTGCGTACGGCCCAGGGCGCCTTCCGCCTGGAGCAGGCCGTGACCCTGGAAGCTCTGGCCGCGGCGGCAGGGGAGGGGCGTGACCAGGCGGCCGGGGCCATCCCCGGGGAAGGAGAACGTCCTGCCGGGGCCGGCGCCCATGGTCCCATCGTGCCGCCGGCCCAGGCCCTTGCCTTCCTGCCGGCCTGGGTGCTGGATCCGGCCGAGGCACGGCGGGTGGTCCAGGGCGGGCGCCCCCGGGCGCGCAGCCGGCCGTGGGATCGGCCGCCGGAGGCTGGCATGGCCATGGCGGGGGACGCCGGCACCGGGGGAGGCGCCGCGACCGGCGCCCCGGCCGGGACCCCCGTTCCCCGGCCGGAAGGCGGCAGGGCCGAGGCCGCGCCGCCGGTGACGCCGCTCCCCCAGGGGACCGCGACCCCTCCGGTCCCCCGGGTTCCGCCGGTTCCGGCCGGGGCCGGGACCCGGCGGGCACCGGGGGCGGGCGGCGGGGCGGCAGCAGGCCGGGTGCGCCTCCTGGACGAGGACGGGCGCCTCCTGGCGGTGGCCCGGCTCCAGCGGGCTGGACCGGGCTGGGCGGCTGTGCCGGAAAAGGTTTTCCCTCCGGAGCTCCGGTAG
- a CDS encoding polyribonucleotide nucleotidyltransferase, translated as MTVEIQTGDGKKVFRTELAGRPLVVEIGQLAQQANGSALVRYGDTVILATATASREPRQGIDFFPLRVDWEERLYAAGRIPGSFFRREGKPSERAILSGRLTDRPLRPLFPKGYRNDVQIIVTTLSYDDDCSPEIAGIIGASVALGISDIPWNGPVGAVEVGLLDGELVINPTAAQREHSRLDLTVAGTRDAINMVEAGAYEVPEATILDAIFRGHEEIRRLVEFQEAIIAQCGKPKAEPVLYEPDPNVAVAVRTRYTERLRAAINHPDKQAREQAVDEVKKTALEELLAEFPEAELDIKHVLDDVLKEIVRRQILDEGIRPDGRRPDEIRPIHVEVGLLPRAHGSGLFQRGQTQVLTVASLGAPGDRQMLDTLGQIEEFKRYMHHYNFPPYSTGEVAPLRAPSRREIGHGALAERALVPVLPDELDFPYTIRLVSEVLSSNGSTSMASTCGSTLALMDAGVPIKAPVAGVAMGLIKEGDRFAVLTDIQGIEDHLGDMDFKVAGTREGVTAIQMDIKIAGVDRAVLETALEQARAGRLFILEKMLAVIDKPRPELSPYAPRIIIMQIPVEKIREVIGPGGRMVNRIADECGVKIDIEDDGKVYIAAQTQQGGQKAKEWIEQIVADVEVGSVYLGKVTRLMTFGAFVEILPGKEGLVHVSRLAPQRVPKVEDMVRPGDTVLVKVVEIDDLGRVNLSRKDAIEEQPEKKHMEQLSGPRAHDFDEPVAVAGPGERRGPAGRNGRPGGGPGGGMGGPRGRRRR; from the coding sequence TTGACAGTAGAGATCCAGACAGGCGACGGGAAGAAGGTCTTCCGTACCGAACTGGCGGGCCGGCCGCTGGTGGTGGAGATCGGCCAGCTGGCCCAGCAGGCCAACGGCAGTGCGCTGGTCCGCTACGGCGACACCGTCATCCTGGCCACGGCCACGGCGTCCAGGGAGCCGCGCCAGGGCATCGACTTCTTTCCCCTGCGGGTGGACTGGGAGGAGCGGCTGTACGCGGCGGGGCGCATCCCCGGTTCCTTCTTCCGCCGCGAAGGCAAGCCCAGCGAGCGCGCCATCCTTTCAGGGCGGCTGACGGACCGGCCCTTGCGGCCGCTGTTCCCCAAGGGGTACCGCAACGACGTGCAGATCATCGTCACCACCCTCTCCTACGACGATGACTGCTCCCCGGAGATCGCCGGCATCATCGGCGCCTCGGTGGCCCTGGGGATCTCCGACATCCCGTGGAACGGGCCGGTGGGGGCCGTGGAGGTGGGCTTGCTGGACGGCGAGCTGGTGATCAACCCCACCGCCGCCCAGCGGGAACACAGCCGCCTTGACCTGACGGTGGCGGGCACCAGGGACGCCATCAACATGGTGGAAGCCGGCGCCTACGAGGTGCCCGAGGCGACCATCCTGGATGCCATCTTCCGCGGCCACGAGGAGATCCGGCGCCTGGTGGAGTTCCAGGAGGCCATCATCGCCCAGTGCGGCAAGCCCAAGGCCGAGCCCGTGCTCTACGAGCCCGACCCCAACGTGGCGGTGGCGGTGCGCACCCGGTACACCGAGCGGTTGCGGGCGGCCATCAACCATCCGGACAAGCAGGCCCGGGAACAGGCCGTGGACGAGGTCAAGAAGACCGCCCTGGAGGAGCTGCTGGCCGAGTTTCCCGAGGCCGAGCTGGACATCAAGCACGTGCTGGATGACGTCCTCAAGGAGATCGTGCGGCGCCAGATCCTGGACGAGGGGATCCGGCCCGACGGCCGCCGCCCCGACGAGATCCGGCCCATCCACGTGGAGGTGGGGCTTCTGCCCCGGGCCCACGGCTCGGGCCTGTTCCAGCGGGGCCAGACCCAGGTGCTGACGGTGGCCTCCCTGGGCGCCCCGGGCGACCGGCAGATGCTGGACACCCTGGGCCAGATCGAGGAGTTCAAGCGCTACATGCACCACTACAACTTCCCGCCCTACAGCACGGGGGAGGTGGCGCCCCTGCGGGCGCCCAGCCGGCGGGAGATCGGCCACGGCGCTCTGGCCGAGCGCGCCCTAGTGCCGGTTCTTCCCGACGAGCTGGACTTTCCCTACACCATCCGCCTGGTGTCCGAAGTGCTGAGCTCCAACGGGTCCACCTCCATGGCCAGCACCTGCGGCAGCACCCTGGCCCTGATGGACGCAGGCGTGCCCATCAAGGCGCCGGTGGCCGGCGTGGCCATGGGCCTGATCAAGGAGGGCGACCGCTTCGCCGTCCTGACGGACATCCAGGGCATCGAAGACCATCTGGGCGACATGGACTTCAAGGTGGCCGGCACCCGGGAGGGCGTCACGGCGATCCAGATGGACATCAAGATCGCCGGCGTGGACCGGGCGGTGCTGGAGACGGCCCTGGAGCAGGCGCGGGCAGGGCGGCTGTTCATCCTGGAGAAGATGCTGGCCGTCATCGACAAGCCGCGACCGGAACTGTCGCCCTACGCGCCGCGGATCATCATCATGCAGATCCCGGTGGAAAAGATCCGCGAGGTCATCGGCCCCGGCGGCCGCATGGTGAACCGCATCGCCGACGAGTGCGGGGTCAAGATCGACATCGAGGACGACGGCAAGGTCTATATCGCGGCCCAGACCCAGCAGGGTGGGCAGAAGGCGAAGGAGTGGATCGAGCAGATCGTCGCCGACGTGGAGGTGGGCAGCGTCTACCTGGGCAAGGTGACGCGGCTCATGACCTTCGGCGCCTTCGTCGAGATCCTGCCGGGCAAGGAGGGGCTGGTCCACGTCTCGCGCCTGGCGCCGCAGCGGGTGCCCAAGGTGGAGGACATGGTCCGTCCCGGCGATACGGTGCTGGTCAAGGTGGTGGAGATCGACGACCTGGGACGGGTCAACCTCTCGCGCAAGGACGCCATCGAGGAACAGCCCGAGAAGAAGCACATGGAACAGCTCAGCGGCCCGCGGGCCCACGACTTCGACGAGCCGGTGGCCGTGGCCGGGCCGGGCGAGCGGCGAGGTCCTGCCGGCCGCAACGGGCGGCCCGGAGGCGGGCCGGGGGGCGGCATGGGCGGCCCCCGCGGGCGCCGGCGCCGGTGA
- a CDS encoding pitrilysin family protein: MNGGHGVPAAGAWAGTPYRITTLPSGLRVVSETVPGVRSVTLGIWFRTGSRFEPEEQAGIAHLLEHMAFKGTESRSARELAEAVDRVGGQMNAYTSKEDTSFYIKVLDEHFGLGMEILADMLLHSRLDGDELEKEKRVILEEIKMYEDDPEDVVHDLAVRTLWPGHPLGRPVIGFESTVGAVDRDALVDFWRRHYEPGRTVIAAAGHISHQQVVEEVQRWFGGWVRAGERARQAPPVPQAADAWRQKPVEQVHLCVVAPAAAYGSDEIYPEMVLSSILGGASSSRLFQVIREDHGLAYSVYTYHGGYSDAGVFGIYAATSPETAARVLELVGRECRKVRREGVTAAELARTRDQIKANLLMGLESTGNRMNRLGRTLLMLDRVVTVEEVVRRVEAVTAEQVAAAAERLLDADRWVVAGVGPAESLPLREWLA; this comes from the coding sequence ATGAACGGAGGGCACGGTGTGCCGGCGGCCGGCGCCTGGGCCGGCACGCCCTACCGCATCACCACACTGCCCAGCGGCCTGCGGGTGGTCAGCGAGACGGTGCCGGGCGTGCGCTCGGTGACGTTGGGCATCTGGTTCCGCACCGGGTCCCGGTTCGAGCCGGAGGAGCAGGCCGGGATCGCCCACCTGCTGGAGCACATGGCCTTCAAAGGAACCGAATCCCGCAGCGCCCGGGAACTGGCCGAAGCGGTGGACCGGGTGGGCGGGCAGATGAACGCATATACGTCGAAAGAGGATACGTCCTTTTACATCAAGGTGCTGGATGAGCACTTCGGCCTGGGCATGGAGATCCTGGCGGACATGCTCCTGCACTCCCGGCTGGACGGCGACGAACTGGAGAAGGAGAAGCGGGTCATCCTGGAAGAGATCAAGATGTACGAAGATGACCCGGAGGACGTGGTCCACGACCTGGCGGTGCGGACCCTGTGGCCGGGTCATCCCCTGGGCCGCCCCGTGATCGGGTTCGAAAGCACGGTGGGGGCCGTGGACCGCGACGCCTTGGTGGATTTCTGGCGCCGGCACTACGAGCCCGGCCGCACCGTCATCGCCGCAGCCGGCCACATAAGCCACCAGCAGGTGGTGGAGGAGGTCCAGCGCTGGTTCGGCGGCTGGGTCCGGGCCGGGGAGCGGGCCCGCCAGGCACCTCCCGTGCCCCAGGCGGCTGACGCCTGGCGGCAGAAGCCCGTCGAGCAGGTTCACCTGTGCGTGGTGGCGCCGGCGGCCGCCTACGGGAGCGACGAGATCTACCCCGAAATGGTGCTGTCCAGCATCCTGGGCGGTGCCTCCAGCTCGCGCCTCTTCCAGGTGATCCGGGAGGACCACGGCCTGGCCTACTCGGTGTACACCTATCACGGCGGTTATTCCGATGCGGGCGTCTTCGGCATCTACGCCGCCACCAGCCCCGAGACGGCGGCGCGGGTGCTGGAGCTGGTGGGCCGGGAATGCCGCAAGGTGCGCCGGGAGGGGGTCACCGCCGCGGAGCTGGCCCGAACCCGGGACCAGATCAAGGCCAACCTGCTGATGGGGCTGGAAAGCACGGGCAACCGGATGAACCGGCTGGGCCGCACCCTGCTGATGCTGGACCGGGTGGTGACGGTGGAGGAAGTGGTCCGCCGGGTGGAAGCGGTCACCGCCGAGCAGGTGGCCGCCGCGGCGGAACGGCTTCTGGATGCGGACCGCTGGGTCGTGGCAGGCGTGGGGCCGGCGGAATCCCTGCCCCTGCGGGAGTGGCTGGCATGA
- the rpsO gene encoding 30S ribosomal protein S15: MALSQERKQQLIKEFAQHEQDTGSPEVQVAILTERINELTEHLRRHKKDHHSRRGLLKMVGKRRRLLQYLKSRDAERYQAVITRLGLRR, from the coding sequence ATGGCCCTGAGCCAGGAGCGGAAGCAGCAGCTGATCAAGGAGTTCGCCCAGCACGAGCAGGACACCGGTTCCCCCGAGGTCCAGGTGGCGATCCTGACCGAGCGCATCAACGAGCTGACCGAGCACCTGCGCCGCCACAAGAAGGACCACCATTCCCGCCGGGGGCTGCTCAAGATGGTGGGCAAGCGCCGCCGCCTGCTGCAGTACCTGAAGAGCCGCGATGCAGAGCGCTACCAGGCCGTCATCACACGCCTCGGCCTGAGGCGGTAG
- a CDS encoding YlmC/YmxH family sporulation protein, which yields MRWTHLAGKEIIDITHARRLGRVADADLVFDPATGQVVELRLAGPPRPFWRGGRRVLVIPWPAIRRIGEDLVLVELPAAGDPEAGARDQGGAH from the coding sequence GTGCGCTGGACGCACCTGGCGGGCAAGGAGATCATCGACATCACCCACGCCCGGCGCCTGGGGCGCGTGGCCGACGCCGACCTGGTGTTCGACCCGGCCACGGGCCAGGTGGTGGAGCTGCGCCTGGCCGGACCGCCCCGCCCCTTCTGGCGCGGCGGGCGGCGGGTCCTGGTGATCCCCTGGCCGGCCATCCGCCGCATCGGCGAAGATCTGGTGCTGGTCGAATTGCCCGCCGCAGGAGACCCCGAGGCCGGCGCGCGTGACCAGGGTGGTGCGCATTAG
- a CDS encoding NAD(P)-dependent oxidoreductase, which produces MKAAEAAPVAAVITTDERQVACARELAARGWAVRCWGQPVEGLPGGAGAEALAGAAVVVGPVTGGPTVGLMNTVGAAWLEPARWPLAPGVLYVGGRPGPAVEAAVGAVGGRVYDILTDAAFAEANAWPTAEGAVLRAQQLDRQVVGGRTAVVVGYGRCGRALARLLHGFGCRVTVVARREEARAQAAAAGAAAVAFDGLAAALRDAELVFNTVPAPVLDAAALGALPPGALVIDIASHPGGVDWEAARQRQIRAYLELGLPARFFPVTAGRILAERVMAVASGQLT; this is translated from the coding sequence GTGAAGGCAGCGGAGGCGGCACCCGTGGCCGCGGTGATCACCACCGACGAGCGGCAGGTGGCCTGTGCCCGGGAGCTGGCCGCCCGGGGATGGGCGGTGCGCTGCTGGGGACAGCCCGTGGAGGGCCTGCCCGGCGGGGCCGGCGCGGAGGCGCTGGCCGGTGCGGCGGTGGTGGTCGGGCCCGTGACGGGCGGTCCTACGGTGGGCCTGATGAACACGGTGGGCGCCGCCTGGCTCGAGCCGGCGCGGTGGCCGCTGGCTCCCGGTGTCCTCTACGTGGGCGGGCGGCCCGGTCCCGCCGTCGAGGCGGCGGTGGGCGCCGTGGGCGGCCGCGTGTACGATATCCTGACCGACGCCGCCTTTGCCGAAGCCAACGCCTGGCCGACGGCCGAGGGGGCCGTCCTGCGGGCCCAGCAGCTGGACCGGCAGGTGGTGGGCGGCCGGACCGCGGTGGTCGTGGGGTATGGGCGCTGCGGGCGGGCCCTGGCCCGGCTGCTGCACGGCTTCGGCTGCCGGGTGACGGTGGTGGCCCGGCGGGAAGAGGCGCGGGCCCAGGCGGCGGCGGCCGGGGCGGCGGCGGTGGCTTTCGACGGACTGGCGGCTGCCCTCCGGGACGCCGAGCTGGTCTTCAACACCGTCCCCGCCCCGGTGCTGGACGCTGCCGCCCTGGGGGCCCTCCCGCCGGGCGCCCTGGTGATCGACATCGCCTCCCATCCCGGCGGCGTGGACTGGGAGGCCGCCCGCCAGCGGCAGATCCGTGCCTACCTGGAGCTAGGCCTGCCGGCCCGGTTCTTCCCCGTCACGGCCGGCCGCATCCTGGCGGAGCGGGTCATGGCGGTGGCCTCAGGTCAGCTAACCTGA
- a CDS encoding DUF1269 domain-containing protein, whose translation MAKTVIGSFDNRQQAEAAVEALKARGVKEQEISLVSRREGGRDAGNGDPSFTNQSLSEGTAWGAGLGAGAGLLASAGALAIPGIGPLVAAGPLAATLSGAAAGGLAGGLVDWGIPEAEAREFENKVKQGKTLCAVRCEDAQVNDVAQVLRQHGAADVKTHPAAR comes from the coding sequence TTGGCCAAGACGGTCATTGGTTCCTTTGACAACCGGCAGCAGGCGGAAGCGGCCGTGGAGGCCCTCAAGGCGCGGGGCGTGAAGGAACAGGAGATCTCCCTGGTCTCCCGGCGGGAGGGCGGCCGGGACGCCGGTAACGGCGATCCGTCCTTCACCAACCAGTCGCTGAGCGAGGGCACGGCCTGGGGCGCCGGCCTGGGCGCGGGTGCCGGCCTTCTGGCTTCGGCCGGCGCGCTGGCCATCCCCGGCATCGGTCCCCTGGTGGCGGCCGGACCTCTGGCGGCCACCCTCTCGGGCGCGGCGGCCGGCGGCCTGGCGGGCGGCCTGGTGGACTGGGGCATTCCCGAGGCCGAAGCCCGGGAGTTCGAGAACAAGGTGAAGCAGGGCAAGACCCTGTGCGCCGTGCGCTGCGAGGACGCCCAGGTCAACGACGTGGCCCAGGTGCTCCGCCAGCACGGCGCCGCCGACGTCAAGACCCATCCTGCTGCCCGCTGA
- the dapB gene encoding 4-hydroxy-tetrahydrodipicolinate reductase, with translation MRVIVCGATGQTGSAITRGLLAEPDVQLVGAVASHGAPDVGVEVGAGPAGVPLDTDLAAVLARTEADVLVDFTVAPVAERHLRLAVEHGVAPVVGTTGLSAEVLSALEEACRQRELGAAVIANFSLGAMLLAQLAALAAELLPDLEIIELHHDRKRDRPSGTALRLRQRLKAVTGRPAPVHSVRLPGLVAHHRVILGGRGEVLTIAHDSLSRDSFVPGVLLAVRHVRELAGRVVYDLEELVALPARRGGEPGRGAVRRRG, from the coding sequence GTGCGCGTGATCGTGTGTGGCGCCACCGGGCAGACGGGCAGCGCCATCACCCGCGGGCTCCTGGCCGAACCCGACGTCCAGCTGGTAGGGGCCGTGGCCTCCCACGGCGCCCCGGACGTGGGCGTCGAGGTGGGCGCCGGCCCGGCAGGCGTCCCCCTGGACACCGACCTGGCCGCCGTGCTGGCCCGCACGGAGGCCGATGTCCTGGTCGACTTTACCGTGGCGCCGGTGGCGGAGCGGCACCTGCGCCTGGCGGTGGAACACGGCGTGGCCCCGGTGGTGGGCACCACCGGCCTGTCCGCCGAGGTGCTGTCCGCCCTGGAGGAAGCCTGCCGCCAGCGGGAACTGGGGGCCGCCGTCATCGCCAACTTCTCCCTTGGAGCCATGCTGCTGGCCCAGCTGGCCGCCCTGGCGGCGGAGCTGCTGCCGGACCTGGAGATCATCGAACTGCATCACGACCGCAAGCGGGACCGGCCTTCGGGGACGGCCCTGCGCCTGCGGCAGCGCCTGAAGGCGGTGACGGGCCGGCCTGCACCCGTCCACAGCGTGCGCCTGCCCGGTCTGGTGGCCCATCACCGGGTGATCCTGGGGGGCCGCGGCGAGGTGCTGACCATCGCCCACGACAGCCTGAGCCGCGACTCCTTCGTGCCCGGCGTCCTGCTGGCCGTCCGGCACGTGCGCGAGCTGGCGGGCCGGGTGGTCTATGATCTGGAGGAACTGGTGGCCCTGCCGGCGCGCCGGGGCGGCGAGCCGGGCCGTGGTGCGGTCCGGCGGCGGGGGTGA
- a CDS encoding bifunctional oligoribonuclease/PAP phosphatase NrnA, whose translation MAGVMDGPAGPEEPGAASGPAGAPLGQVVEALRAGRRFALFLHLSPDGDSIGSTLALGLALERLGKRTVWVGADLPGDAYRFLPGSERFRLWNEVEEDWSQYDAAVLLDCADLDRVGPARSAIERIGRVINVDHHPSNRRYGDINYIEPGAAAVGEITARLIDTLGVPLDTAMAYGLYTAILTDTGSFQYENTRPETLRLAARLLELGVEPQRVSQSVFEQRPLRVLRLLREALGTLEVGAGGRLAWMTVSRAMLDRAGAQRGDTEGFVNYPRSLAGVEVALLFLEEPDGRVRVSWRSNREVDVSQLAARFGGGGHARAAGCTLAGPLDRARVQVLQEVARYLEEQAAGTRDEGARGRAGPGGEGRL comes from the coding sequence ATGGCCGGCGTGATGGACGGCCCGGCGGGGCCGGAGGAACCCGGCGCGGCCAGCGGGCCCGCCGGCGCCCCGCTGGGGCAGGTCGTGGAGGCGCTGCGGGCGGGACGGCGCTTTGCCCTGTTCCTCCACCTCTCACCCGACGGGGACAGCATCGGCTCGACCCTGGCCCTGGGGCTGGCCCTGGAGCGCCTGGGCAAGCGCACGGTGTGGGTGGGGGCGGACCTGCCCGGCGACGCCTACCGTTTCCTTCCGGGAAGCGAGCGGTTCCGTCTCTGGAACGAGGTGGAGGAGGACTGGTCCCAGTACGATGCGGCGGTCCTGCTGGACTGCGCCGACCTGGACCGGGTAGGGCCGGCCCGCTCGGCCATCGAGCGCATCGGCCGGGTGATCAACGTCGACCATCACCCGTCCAACCGGCGGTACGGCGACATCAACTACATCGAACCCGGGGCGGCGGCCGTGGGGGAGATCACCGCCCGGCTGATCGACACCCTGGGCGTGCCGCTGGACACCGCCATGGCTTACGGGCTCTATACGGCCATCCTGACGGACACCGGCTCGTTCCAGTACGAGAACACGCGGCCGGAGACCCTGCGCCTGGCCGCCCGCCTGCTGGAGCTGGGCGTCGAGCCCCAGCGGGTGTCCCAGTCGGTCTTCGAGCAGCGGCCCCTGCGTGTCCTGCGGCTGCTCCGGGAGGCCCTGGGTACCCTGGAGGTGGGTGCCGGCGGCCGCCTGGCCTGGATGACCGTCTCCCGGGCCATGCTGGACCGGGCCGGGGCCCAGCGGGGGGACACGGAGGGGTTCGTCAACTACCCGCGCTCCCTGGCGGGGGTGGAGGTCGCCCTCCTCTTCCTGGAGGAGCCCGACGGCCGGGTGCGGGTCAGCTGGCGTTCCAACCGGGAGGTCGATGTCAGCCAGCTGGCGGCCCGCTTCGGCGGGGGCGGCCACGCCCGGGCGGCGGGGTGCACCCTGGCCGGACCGCTGGACCGGGCCCGGGTGCAGGTGCTGCAGGAGGTCGCCCGCTACCTGGAAGAACAGGCTGCCGGGACCCGCGACGAGGGAGCCCGGGGCCGGGCGGGTCCGGGCGGGGAGGGGCGCCTGTGA
- a CDS encoding bifunctional riboflavin kinase/FAD synthetase, which yields MEVIHGIADWREAQPTCVAIGTFDGVHRGHQALLRGAVAAARAQQAVAVALTFDPHPLAVLAPDRLPPLLGALDDRLALFASLGIDRTLVARFDHALSQTTAEDFAREVLAGRLQARAVFVGYNFRFGRGGQGTPADLERWGSQWGFWTHTVPPVRVGAQLVSSSWVRSLLEMGQVELAATALGRLYSVAGRVVRGEGRGAGLGFPTANLELVPGLALPAAGVYAVWVRTARGLEPGVANLGRRPTFGGGAVRLEVHLLDGAGDLYGQVLRVGFARRLREERRFPGPEELARQIARDVAAAREALGTPPEGDPLLGVAPRQGATPVPGPEELPR from the coding sequence ATGGAGGTCATCCACGGAATCGCCGACTGGCGGGAGGCGCAACCCACCTGCGTAGCCATTGGAACCTTTGACGGCGTCCACCGCGGCCATCAGGCTCTGCTGCGCGGCGCCGTGGCCGCTGCCCGGGCGCAGCAGGCGGTGGCGGTGGCCCTGACCTTCGACCCGCACCCGCTGGCGGTGCTGGCGCCCGACCGGCTGCCGCCGCTTCTGGGGGCCCTGGACGACAGGCTGGCCCTGTTTGCGTCCCTGGGCATCGACCGGACGCTGGTGGCCCGGTTCGACCACGCCCTGTCTCAAACGACGGCCGAGGACTTCGCCCGGGAGGTGCTGGCCGGGAGGCTCCAGGCCCGGGCCGTGTTCGTCGGATACAATTTCCGGTTCGGCCGGGGCGGCCAGGGTACGCCGGCCGACCTGGAGCGCTGGGGAAGCCAGTGGGGATTCTGGACCCACACGGTGCCGCCGGTACGGGTCGGCGCCCAGCTGGTATCCAGCAGCTGGGTGCGCAGCCTGCTGGAGATGGGACAGGTCGAGCTTGCCGCCACCGCTCTGGGACGGCTGTATTCCGTGGCCGGGCGGGTGGTGCGGGGCGAGGGCCGCGGTGCCGGCCTGGGCTTTCCCACGGCCAACCTGGAGCTGGTGCCGGGGCTGGCCCTGCCCGCGGCAGGCGTCTACGCCGTGTGGGTGCGCACGGCCCGGGGCCTGGAGCCCGGGGTGGCCAACCTGGGCCGGCGCCCCACCTTCGGCGGCGGCGCCGTGCGCCTGGAGGTCCACCTGCTGGACGGGGCAGGGGACCTGTACGGTCAGGTCCTGCGGGTGGGCTTCGCCCGCCGGCTGCGGGAAGAGCGCCGGTTTCCGGGTCCTGAGGAGCTGGCCCGGCAGATTGCCCGCGACGTGGCGGCGGCCCGGGAGGCGCTGGGCACCCCGCCCGAGGGGGATCCCTTGCTGGGGGTGGCGCCGCGGCAGGGTGCCACGCCCGTGCCGGGGCCGGAGGAGCTGCCCCGCTAG